The Syntrophorhabdus sp. genome contains the following window.
GAACGGAGATCGTGGATAGAGAGAATAGAAGAGGTCTGGGAGGAGGCACCCATTGTGTGGCTCTCGGGCGTCAAAGGGGTGGGCAAGACAACCCTGATACAGGGTCTTGGAGCGCAGCGGTTGCTCCACGTCGATTGCGATCCGGCCCGGTCCGCGCACATCGCGGCAGACCCGGAGCTGTTCTTCCGCGCCTGTGACCGGCCGGTCGTGGTCTTTGACGATGTCCACAGGCTTCCCGATGCCATGAAGGTGCTCAAGACGGGCGCCGATCTTTTTCGGGAGCTCAGGATCATTGCAACCTCCTCCACTGTGGCAGCGGACGGGAAGGCCGGTGATACCCTCGGCGACAGGAAACGCCGTGTTCACCTTGGCCCTGTTTTGTGGAACGAGCTTCCCGCCTTCAGCGTTTCGCTGGAGAAACGGTTCTACCATGGCGGGCTCCCTGAGGCCCTTACCATGAAAGACCGGCAGGGCGGATTCTATCGTGAATGGATGGACGCTTTTTTTGACCGCGACATCCGCGAGCCCTTCGGTTTTCGTGATTCCGACAAGTTCACCATGCTTTTCGAATATCTCCTGAAACAGAGCGGTGAGCCCTTCGAAACGACACGGGCATCGGAGACCCTCCGCATAAGCCGCCCCACCGTCGCAGAGCACTTGAGGGCTCTCGAGGCCACCCGGGCGATAACCATTGTC
Protein-coding sequences here:
- a CDS encoding ATP-binding protein, translated to MVERRSWIERIEEVWEEAPIVWLSGVKGVGKTTLIQGLGAQRLLHVDCDPARSAHIAADPELFFRACDRPVVVFDDVHRLPDAMKVLKTGADLFRELRIIATSSTVAADGKAGDTLGDRKRRVHLGPVLWNELPAFSVSLEKRFYHGGLPEALTMKDRQGGFYREWMDAFFDRDIREPFGFRDSDKFTMLFEYLLKQSGEPFETTRASETLRISRPTVAEHLRALEATRAITIVRPFHGRGQKEIIKMPRVYGFDTGFVAFARGWDPLRTDDYGPLWEHVVLEYLEAHVRGSQVQYWRWADDRKVDFIVPGARDEVDAIECEWNPDAFDPAGLKLFRTWYPEGENYVISPLPGLAGEKHISGLDVHVCDPAGWLGRQGTARKG